A genomic stretch from Pristiophorus japonicus isolate sPriJap1 chromosome 6, sPriJap1.hap1, whole genome shotgun sequence includes:
- the LOC139265492 gene encoding probable G-protein coupled receptor 139 yields the protein MHGRITGLPFAVCYPILAVVGVSANMAAIVILFRGRCGLSRCVTRYLLAMAVSDLLVTIMGVILNRINGLFFPLSLLYVTPLCRLRAALLFAARDSSVWLTVAFTFDRCIAICCQKLKTKYCKAKCAAAVTATVSVLFCLKNIPWYFAYTHSYVMDGVPWYCNLIPNYYTSLEWRAFDLIDTMLSSIVAFGVIFLLNALTIRYILVASRVRVRLQGHGNGDSRHDPEMENRRKSITLLFAVTGSFILLWSMYLIVFLYVQIANHNSFSGPNDPLYIAQEVAFLLQLLSCCTNTCIYAVTQRRFREELKNGVKYPLTFIVKLFTSVK from the exons ATGCACGGTCGAATAACTGGGCTGCCGTTTGCTGTCTGCTACCCTATACTGGCAGTCGTTGGTGTTTCTG CTAATATGGCAGCGATTGTGATCCTGTTCCGAGGGAGGTGTGGTCTCTCCcgatgtgtcactcgctacctgtTGGCCATGGCTGTGTCAGATCTACTGGTCACCATCATGGGCGTGATATTGAATCGGATCAATGGGCTTTTTTTCCCACTCAGTCTCTTGTACGTTACTCCACTGTGTCGACTCAGAGCTGCATTATTGTTCGCTGCCAGAGACAGCTCGGTCTGGTTAACCGtggctttcacctttgatcgctgtATCgctatttgttgccagaagctgaaaacaaaatattgCAAGGCAAAATGTGCGGCTGCTGTTACAGCAACAGTCAGTGTGCTGTTCTGTTTAAAAAACATCCCTTGGTACTTTGCATACACACATAGCTACGTAATGGACGGTGTACCGTGGTATTGTAACTTAATACCAAACTATTACACTTCACTGGAATGGAGAGCCTTTGACTTAATCGACACGATGTTAAGCTCAATTGTTGCATTCGGTGTGATTTTCCTGCTCAACGCCCTGACCATAAGATACATCCTCGTGGCCAGCAGAGTCCGCGTGAGACTCCAGGGTCACGGCAATGGGGACTCTCGccatgacccagagatggagaaccgaagaaaATCCATCACCTTACTCTTCGCTGTAACCGGGAGTTTCATCTTGTTGTGGTCGATGTATCTAATAGTGTTCCTATACGTGCAGATCGCAAACCATAATTCTTTCTCGGGTCCCAATGACCCTTTGTACATCGCCCAAGAAGTAGCATtcttgcttcagctcctgagttgctgcaccaacacgtgtatttatgcagtgacccagaggaggttcagagaggagttgaagaatgggGTGAAATATCCGCTGACATTCATTGTCAAATTATTTACATCGGTAAAATGA